A single window of Mycobacterium sp. ITM-2016-00318 DNA harbors:
- the egtA gene encoding ergothioneine biosynthesis glutamate--cysteine ligase EgtA, with translation MTNTITTDLDEGHPVDAAENELTNANDAAQLIGETCLTDGPVGRAGLEIEAHCFDLTQPGRRPEWNELREVIAGVGDLPGASLITVEPGGAVELSGPPAENIVSAITAMAADRAVLRAAFAEAGLGLVLLGADPLRQAKRINPGDRYRAMEQFFVASETGAAGAAMMTSTASVQVNLEAGPQAGWAARVRLAHALGPTMVAIAANSPLLGGKFTGWRSSRQWVWSQLDSARCGPVLGADAEDPSSEWARYAMKAPVMLVHPTPEMDAVPVTDWVPFADWADGRVLLGDRRPTIADLDYHLTTLFPPVRPRRFLEIRYLDSVPDADWPALVFTLTTLLDDPAAADVAAEVTEPVAMAWDRAAQTGLGDRRLRAAAVRCVQAAAERAPAELEESMQRLMRSVEKGRAPADDFSDRVVRNGIATAVTALAQGEP, from the coding sequence ATGACCAACACCATCACGACCGACCTGGATGAAGGGCACCCAGTCGACGCCGCCGAGAATGAGCTGACCAACGCGAACGACGCTGCGCAGCTGATCGGTGAGACGTGTCTGACCGACGGTCCCGTCGGCCGCGCCGGTCTGGAGATCGAGGCGCACTGCTTCGATCTCACCCAACCGGGCCGTCGCCCGGAGTGGAACGAGCTGCGAGAGGTCATTGCCGGTGTCGGCGATCTTCCCGGCGCGAGTCTGATCACCGTCGAACCCGGCGGCGCCGTGGAACTGTCCGGCCCGCCTGCGGAGAACATCGTCAGCGCGATCACCGCCATGGCCGCTGACCGGGCGGTGCTGCGCGCGGCGTTCGCCGAAGCGGGCCTCGGCCTCGTCCTGCTCGGCGCCGATCCGTTGCGGCAGGCCAAGCGCATCAACCCGGGCGACCGCTACCGCGCCATGGAGCAGTTCTTCGTGGCCAGCGAAACCGGCGCCGCAGGGGCGGCGATGATGACCTCGACGGCGTCGGTGCAGGTGAACCTGGAGGCCGGACCGCAGGCCGGGTGGGCGGCCAGGGTGCGGTTGGCGCATGCGCTCGGTCCGACGATGGTCGCCATCGCGGCCAACTCGCCTCTGCTCGGCGGGAAGTTCACCGGTTGGCGCAGCTCGCGGCAGTGGGTGTGGAGTCAGCTCGACTCCGCCCGGTGCGGTCCGGTGCTCGGCGCGGACGCGGAGGACCCGTCGAGCGAGTGGGCGCGCTACGCGATGAAGGCGCCGGTGATGCTCGTGCACCCGACACCGGAGATGGACGCGGTGCCGGTGACGGACTGGGTGCCGTTCGCCGACTGGGCCGACGGCCGCGTGCTGCTCGGCGACCGACGCCCGACCATCGCCGATCTCGACTACCACCTGACCACACTGTTCCCGCCGGTGCGGCCGCGCCGGTTCCTGGAGATCCGCTACCTCGACAGCGTGCCCGACGCCGACTGGCCCGCGCTCGTCTTCACCCTCACCACGCTGCTCGACGATCCGGCGGCCGCCGACGTCGCGGCAGAGGTCACCGAGCCCGTTGCGATGGCGTGGGATCGCGCCGCTCAGACCGGGCTGGGGGACCGGCGGCTGCGCGCAGCCGCGGTCCGGTGCGTGCAGGCGGCCGCCGAGCGGGCGCCAGCCGAACTCGAGGAATCGATGCAGCGGCTGATGCGTTCGGTCGAGAAAGGACGCGCACCGGCCGACGATTTCTCCGACCGGGTGGTGCGCAACGGGATCGCCACCGCGGTCACCGCACTGGCGCAAGGGGAGCCGTGA
- a CDS encoding nitroreductase family protein, with protein sequence MGRDSAKKADTRVPIHPDIAARWSPRLFDAEAMLDIEALVAVLEAARWAATWGHRQPVRFIVGLRGDHTFGAITELLKRGNRYAHASGALVMVCVDEGEDERTARYAAVDAGAAMAQLTIEAVSRGLIAHPMAGFDADGAREVFGIPAGVQPIAVVAVGSLGDYDNAPQEIVERDAQGRQRLPLDEVAFAGSWGTPLSL encoded by the coding sequence ATGGGCCGCGACTCCGCCAAGAAGGCCGACACCCGGGTGCCCATCCATCCCGACATCGCCGCACGGTGGAGCCCGAGGTTGTTCGACGCCGAGGCAATGCTGGACATCGAGGCGCTGGTGGCCGTGCTCGAGGCTGCGCGGTGGGCCGCCACCTGGGGACATCGTCAGCCGGTGCGGTTCATCGTCGGCCTGCGCGGAGACCACACCTTCGGCGCCATCACCGAGCTGCTGAAGCGCGGCAACCGCTACGCGCACGCGTCGGGCGCGCTGGTGATGGTGTGCGTCGACGAGGGCGAGGACGAGCGGACGGCCCGCTATGCGGCGGTCGACGCCGGCGCTGCGATGGCGCAGCTGACGATCGAGGCGGTGTCGCGCGGATTGATCGCCCACCCGATGGCCGGGTTCGACGCCGACGGCGCGCGCGAGGTGTTCGGCATTCCGGCGGGCGTGCAGCCGATTGCGGTGGTGGCGGTCGGATCGCTCGGCGACTACGACAACGCGCCGCAGGAGATCGTCGAACGCGACGCGCAGGGTCGACAGCGCCTGCCGCTGGACGAGGTCGCGTTCGCAGGCAGCTGGGGCACGCCGTTGTCGTTATAG
- a CDS encoding DUF4185 domain-containing protein, with amino-acid sequence MSISAFAAPVAYADPPSPIPEPVLPPLAPGQVLRIGPTAGTGTPTGDYGIGATDLCEFMEFPSGILQVCGDSFAGQGVGFGGWYSPIALHVEIDSIDDPTGVRYDGVTGTDEPLLAEATKPGESQLPAGVVQINRDNYMMVTTTKDLRPQASRLVKADPARGSWPTLAGSERPAAFENSRQSQISGYYDPIPTDGSPTGWVYIVANNFDRTGPVVLYRAKRETFTDRASWQGWSSDGGWGRTPTPLWPDRIGEMSIRQIDGKTVLSYFNASNGNMEVRVADNPTALGAAPVTTVVVAGEWPDPAEQLPPPEVNRLAQPYGGYISPGSTLDELRVFISQWNTLPRAQAPYRVIQFAVNPLKPWESLPVE; translated from the coding sequence ATGTCGATCTCGGCGTTCGCCGCACCCGTCGCGTACGCGGATCCGCCCTCGCCGATCCCCGAGCCGGTCCTGCCGCCGCTGGCGCCGGGCCAAGTGCTCCGCATCGGCCCAACGGCTGGAACAGGAACGCCGACAGGCGATTACGGGATCGGCGCCACCGACCTGTGTGAATTCATGGAATTTCCGAGCGGCATCCTTCAGGTGTGCGGAGACAGCTTCGCCGGCCAAGGCGTCGGGTTCGGCGGCTGGTACTCACCGATCGCGCTGCACGTCGAGATCGACTCGATCGACGACCCCACGGGCGTGCGTTACGACGGCGTCACCGGCACCGACGAGCCGCTGCTTGCCGAGGCGACGAAGCCGGGGGAGTCGCAACTGCCCGCCGGTGTCGTGCAGATCAACCGCGACAACTACATGATGGTCACGACCACGAAAGACCTGCGCCCCCAAGCCTCGCGGCTGGTGAAAGCCGATCCGGCGCGCGGCAGTTGGCCGACGCTGGCTGGTTCGGAGCGTCCGGCGGCCTTCGAGAACAGCAGGCAGAGCCAGATCAGCGGGTACTACGATCCGATCCCGACGGACGGCTCGCCGACCGGCTGGGTCTACATCGTCGCCAACAACTTCGACCGCACCGGGCCTGTGGTTCTCTACCGCGCGAAGCGCGAGACCTTCACCGATCGCGCGAGTTGGCAGGGCTGGTCCTCCGACGGTGGCTGGGGCAGAACGCCGACGCCGTTGTGGCCCGACCGGATCGGCGAGATGAGCATCCGCCAGATCGACGGAAAAACGGTGTTGTCGTACTTCAACGCAAGCAACGGCAACATGGAGGTTCGGGTGGCCGACAACCCAACGGCGCTTGGCGCCGCGCCGGTGACGACGGTGGTGGTCGCAGGCGAATGGCCCGACCCCGCAGAGCAATTGCCGCCGCCGGAGGTCAATCGATTGGCTCAGCCGTACGGCGGATACATCTCGCCGGGCTCCACGCTCGACGAGCTGCGTGTGTTCATCAGCCAGTGGAATACGCTCCCGCGCGCTCAAGCGCCGTACCGCGTCATCCAGTTCGCGGTGAATCCGCTCAAGCCATGGGAGTCGCTGCCGGTCGAATGA
- a CDS encoding aspartate kinase — MALVVQKYGGSSVSDAERIRRVAERIVETKKQGNDVVVVVSAMGDTTDDLLDLARQVCPAPPAREMDMLLTAGERISNALVAMAIDSLGAQARSFTGSQAGVITTGTHGNAKIIDVTPGRLRSALDEGLIVLVAGFQGVSQDSKDVTTLGRGGSDTTAVALAAALNADVCEIYTDVDGIFSADPRIVPNARHLETVSFEEMLEMAAAGAKVLMLRCVEYARRYDVPIHVRSSYTDKPGTIVKGSIEDIPMEDAILTGVAHDRSEAKVTVVGLPDVPGYAAKVFRAVADADVNIDMVLQNISKVEDGKTDITFTCSRDSGPGAVEKLTSLQSEIGFTKVLYDDHIGKVSLIGAGMRSHPGVTATFCEALAGVGVNIDLISTSEIRISVLVKDTELDKAVSALHEAFGLGGDEDAVVYAGTGR; from the coding sequence GTGGCGCTCGTCGTGCAGAAGTACGGCGGATCATCGGTTTCTGACGCCGAACGGATCCGCCGCGTCGCTGAGCGCATCGTGGAGACCAAGAAGCAGGGCAACGATGTGGTCGTGGTGGTCTCGGCCATGGGCGACACCACCGACGACCTGCTCGACCTGGCCAGACAGGTCTGCCCGGCCCCGCCGGCACGGGAAATGGACATGCTCCTGACGGCGGGCGAGCGAATCTCCAACGCACTGGTCGCGATGGCCATCGACTCCCTCGGCGCGCAGGCCAGGTCGTTCACCGGATCGCAGGCGGGTGTGATCACCACCGGGACGCACGGCAACGCCAAGATCATCGACGTCACGCCCGGCAGGTTGCGCTCGGCGCTCGACGAGGGTCTGATCGTGCTGGTCGCCGGGTTTCAGGGCGTCAGCCAGGACAGCAAGGACGTCACCACGCTGGGCAGGGGCGGCTCGGACACCACCGCCGTCGCCCTGGCCGCGGCGCTGAACGCCGATGTCTGCGAGATCTATACCGATGTCGACGGCATCTTCTCCGCCGACCCGCGGATCGTGCCGAACGCGCGGCATCTGGAAACCGTGTCCTTCGAGGAGATGCTCGAGATGGCGGCGGCAGGCGCGAAGGTGCTGATGCTGCGCTGCGTGGAGTACGCCCGCCGCTACGACGTCCCGATTCACGTCCGGTCGTCATACACCGACAAGCCAGGAACCATCGTCAAAGGATCGATCGAGGACATCCCCATGGAAGACGCCATCCTCACCGGAGTCGCACATGACCGCAGCGAGGCCAAGGTCACCGTTGTCGGGCTGCCCGACGTCCCTGGCTACGCGGCCAAGGTGTTTCGCGCCGTCGCCGACGCCGATGTGAACATCGACATGGTGCTGCAGAACATCTCGAAGGTGGAGGACGGCAAGACCGACATCACCTTCACCTGCTCGCGCGACAGCGGTCCCGGCGCGGTGGAGAAGCTGACGTCGCTGCAAAGCGAGATCGGCTTCACGAAGGTGCTCTACGACGACCACATCGGCAAGGTGTCGTTGATCGGCGCAGGCATGCGCAGCCATCCCGGCGTCACGGCGACCTTCTGCGAGGCGCTGGCAGGCGTCGGCGTGAACATCGACCTGATCTCCACCTCGGAGATCAGGATCTCGGTGCTGGTCAAGGACACCGAACTGGACAAGGCGGTTTCGGCGTTGCACGAGGCGTTCGGTCTCGGCGGCGACGAGGACGCGGTGGTGTACGCGGGAACAGGACGGTAG
- a CDS encoding catalase, whose amino-acid sequence MADKFTTTDSGAPAPSVEHSLTVGPDGPILLQDHYLIEQMANFNRERIPERQPHAKGGGAFGQFEVTQDVSRFTRAAFLQPGAKTEMVARFSTVAGERGSPDTWRDPRGFALKFYTSEGNFDMVGNNTPVFFVRDPMKFQNFIRSQKRMAANNLRDHHMQWDFWTLSPESAHQVTWLMGDRGIPKTWRHMNGYSSHTYSWLNADGELFWVKYHFKTDQGIDFLTQEDADRLAGEDGDYHQRDLFTSIEDGNFPSWTLHVQIMPFEDAKTYRFNPFDLTKVWPHSDYPLHEVGKMTLNRNVTDYHAEVEQAAFEPNNVVPGTGLSPDKMLLARGFSYSDAHRARLGVNYKQIPVNEPHVEVNAYSKDGAMRIRKATDPVYTPNSMGGPEVDARRAAEVHWASDGDMVRTAYALRQDDDDWGQAGTMVREVLDDAERDRLAHNIIGHVSDGVREPVLSRVFEYWTNVDPDLGKKVEEGIRAGDG is encoded by the coding sequence ATGGCTGACAAGTTCACGACAACCGATTCCGGCGCTCCAGCGCCAAGCGTCGAGCACTCGCTGACCGTGGGGCCCGACGGCCCGATCCTTCTGCAGGATCACTACCTCATCGAGCAGATGGCGAACTTCAACCGCGAGCGCATTCCGGAGCGTCAACCGCACGCCAAGGGAGGCGGCGCCTTCGGTCAGTTCGAGGTGACGCAGGACGTCAGCAGGTTCACCCGCGCCGCGTTCCTGCAGCCGGGCGCCAAAACCGAAATGGTGGCCAGGTTCTCGACCGTGGCGGGCGAGCGCGGCAGCCCAGACACGTGGCGGGACCCGCGCGGCTTTGCGCTGAAGTTCTACACGAGCGAGGGCAACTTCGACATGGTCGGCAACAACACCCCGGTGTTCTTCGTCCGCGACCCCATGAAATTCCAGAACTTCATCCGCAGCCAAAAGCGAATGGCGGCCAATAATCTGCGCGACCACCACATGCAGTGGGACTTCTGGACGCTGTCACCCGAGTCGGCGCACCAGGTCACCTGGCTGATGGGTGACCGCGGCATTCCCAAGACATGGCGGCACATGAACGGGTACTCCAGCCACACCTATAGCTGGCTCAACGCCGACGGCGAATTGTTCTGGGTCAAATACCATTTCAAGACCGACCAGGGTATCGACTTCCTCACCCAGGAAGACGCCGACCGGCTCGCAGGTGAGGACGGCGATTACCACCAACGCGACCTGTTCACCTCGATCGAGGACGGCAACTTCCCCAGCTGGACGCTGCACGTGCAGATCATGCCGTTCGAGGACGCGAAGACCTACCGGTTCAATCCGTTCGACCTGACGAAGGTGTGGCCGCACAGCGACTACCCGCTGCACGAGGTCGGCAAGATGACGCTGAACCGCAATGTCACCGATTACCACGCCGAGGTCGAACAGGCCGCGTTCGAGCCGAACAATGTGGTGCCCGGCACCGGGCTGAGCCCGGACAAGATGCTGCTGGCCCGCGGGTTCTCCTACTCCGACGCGCACCGGGCCCGGCTCGGGGTGAACTACAAACAGATCCCGGTCAACGAGCCGCATGTCGAGGTGAACGCCTACAGCAAGGACGGCGCGATGCGCATCCGAAAGGCCACCGACCCCGTGTACACGCCGAACTCCATGGGCGGGCCCGAAGTGGACGCCAGGCGTGCGGCTGAGGTGCACTGGGCCTCGGACGGCGACATGGTCCGTACCGCGTACGCGCTGCGCCAGGACGACGACGACTGGGGTCAGGCGGGCACGATGGTGCGCGAGGTGCTCGACGATGCCGAGCGGGACCGGTTGGCCCACAACATCATCGGCCACGTGTCGGATGGCGTGCGGGAACCCGTGCTGTCGCGGGTGTTCGAGTACTGGACCAACGTCGACCCCGATCTCGGCAAGAAGGTCGAAGAGGGCATCCGCGCAGGCGACGGCTGA
- a CDS encoding sensor domain-containing protein: MRRTVALAGVGLAVGMAVAAPAAARPSEPGVVNYAVLGKGSVGNIVGATLRFDGPFTDPFQSYWVDNPACNNWADVGLPEVYADPDLASFNGTTTQESPTDDTHRVKQAVGVFATSQAADRAFHRVVDRTVGCSGQTTAMHLDNMVTEVWSFTGGPATATDADWVKQEAGTDRRCFNTTRLRENVLLQAKVCQAGNGGPAVNALAGAMQNTLGQ; the protein is encoded by the coding sequence ATGAGGCGCACCGTCGCCCTAGCAGGAGTCGGGCTGGCCGTCGGCATGGCGGTGGCCGCGCCCGCGGCGGCCCGCCCGTCAGAACCCGGAGTGGTCAACTACGCCGTCCTCGGCAAGGGATCGGTCGGCAACATCGTCGGCGCGACGTTGCGGTTCGACGGGCCGTTCACCGACCCGTTCCAGTCGTATTGGGTCGACAACCCGGCGTGCAACAACTGGGCCGACGTCGGGCTGCCCGAGGTGTACGCCGATCCTGACCTGGCATCGTTCAACGGCACCACGACGCAGGAGTCGCCGACCGACGACACCCACCGGGTCAAGCAGGCCGTGGGAGTCTTCGCCACCAGCCAGGCCGCCGACCGGGCGTTCCACCGCGTCGTCGACCGCACCGTCGGCTGCTCGGGCCAGACCACGGCCATGCATCTGGACAACATGGTGACCGAGGTCTGGTCGTTCACCGGAGGACCGGCGACGGCGACGGACGCCGACTGGGTGAAGCAGGAGGCGGGCACCGACCGGCGCTGCTTCAACACGACGCGGCTCCGCGAAAATGTTCTGCTGCAGGCGAAAGTCTGCCAAGCGGGTAACGGCGGCCCTGCGGTGAACGCGCTGGCAGGAGCGATGCAGAACACGCTCGGACAGTAA
- the egtB gene encoding ergothioneine biosynthesis protein EgtB: MTARESLAQRLTKARDRTLRLVEFDDAELHRQYDPLMSPLVWDLAHIGWQEELWLLRDNNPQRPGLLAPDVERLYDAFRNPRASRVDLPLMPPTDARAYCATVRDTALERLDALTDDDSEAAFNFGLVISHENQHDETMLQALNLRSGPPLLDHGSALPPGRSEMAGTSVLVSGGTFVLGVDAVTEPQSLDNERSAHEVDVPAFRIGRVPVTNGEWRQFVDDGGYREPRWWSQRGWSHCVKAGLTAPQFWNEGGLEGTRTRFGHVEDIPADEPVQHITYFEAEAYAAWAGARLPTEIEWEKACAWDPHTGARRRFPWGASEPTKALANLGGDALRPAPVGAYPAGASAYGAEQMLGDVWEWTSSPLRPWPGFTPMIYDLYSQPFFDGDYKVLRGGSWAVAGDILRPSFRNWDHPIRRQIFSGLRLAWDV; the protein is encoded by the coding sequence GTGACCGCACGTGAATCTCTGGCGCAGCGGCTGACGAAGGCCCGCGACCGGACGCTGCGGCTCGTCGAGTTCGACGACGCCGAACTGCACCGGCAGTACGACCCGCTGATGAGCCCGCTGGTGTGGGACCTCGCCCACATCGGCTGGCAGGAAGAGCTGTGGCTATTGCGGGACAACAACCCGCAACGTCCCGGCCTGCTCGCCCCCGACGTCGAGCGGCTCTATGACGCCTTCCGAAATCCACGGGCCAGCAGGGTTGATCTGCCGCTGATGCCGCCGACGGACGCCCGCGCCTATTGCGCGACCGTCCGCGACACGGCGCTCGAGCGGCTCGACGCGCTGACCGACGATGACAGCGAGGCGGCATTCAACTTCGGGCTGGTGATCAGCCACGAGAACCAGCACGACGAGACCATGCTGCAGGCGCTGAACCTGCGCTCGGGTCCACCGCTGCTCGATCACGGAAGCGCGCTTCCGCCGGGTAGGTCCGAGATGGCGGGCACCTCGGTGCTGGTGTCCGGCGGCACATTCGTGCTCGGTGTCGACGCGGTCACCGAACCGCAGTCGCTCGACAACGAGCGATCCGCGCACGAGGTGGACGTGCCCGCGTTCCGCATCGGCCGGGTGCCCGTGACCAACGGTGAATGGCGGCAGTTCGTCGACGACGGCGGCTATCGGGAGCCGCGGTGGTGGTCGCAGCGAGGCTGGTCGCACTGTGTTAAGGCGGGTTTGACGGCGCCGCAGTTCTGGAACGAAGGCGGCCTCGAGGGGACAAGAACGAGGTTCGGGCACGTTGAGGACATTCCCGCCGACGAACCCGTGCAGCACATCACGTACTTCGAAGCGGAGGCCTACGCGGCGTGGGCGGGAGCGCGGCTTCCCACCGAGATCGAATGGGAAAAGGCGTGCGCATGGGATCCGCACACCGGGGCAAGGCGCCGATTCCCTTGGGGCGCATCCGAACCCACCAAAGCGCTGGCCAACCTCGGAGGCGACGCTCTACGCCCCGCACCGGTCGGCGCCTACCCTGCCGGCGCGTCGGCATATGGTGCCGAACAGATGCTCGGCGATGTGTGGGAGTGGACGTCGTCGCCGTTGCGGCCGTGGCCGGGCTTCACGCCGATGATCTACGACCTCTACAGCCAGCCGTTCTTCGACGGTGACTACAAGGTGCTGCGCGGTGGTTCGTGGGCCGTCGCCGGCGACATCCTCCGGCCCAGCTTCCGCAACTGGGACCATCCGATACGCAGGCAGATCTTCAGCGGTCTGCGGCTGGCCTGGGACGTCTGA
- a CDS encoding DUF6766 family protein, producing MPQGHIRKLLRENGLLLTCLGLFAVFFIGMIVSGTATYNQEQQEHGSQARISVLEYLTTGDFVEAMFENWESEFLQMGMYVVLTAFLYQKGSSESKPLDEPAPQDEDPRDVTPNRWTPWPVRKGGWVLPIYEHSLAIAFFALFFASWLLHAVGGVKAFNEEQLQHGQAAISLWRYLTTSQFWFESMQNWQSEFIAVAAIVGLSIFLRQRGSAESKPVAEPHRRTSA from the coding sequence ATGCCGCAAGGCCATATCCGAAAGCTCTTGCGGGAGAACGGCTTGCTGCTGACGTGCCTGGGCCTTTTCGCAGTCTTCTTCATCGGCATGATCGTCTCCGGCACCGCGACCTACAACCAGGAACAACAGGAGCACGGCTCACAGGCTCGGATTTCGGTGCTCGAGTACCTCACCACGGGTGACTTCGTCGAGGCGATGTTCGAGAACTGGGAGTCCGAGTTTCTTCAGATGGGCATGTATGTCGTGCTGACCGCATTCCTCTATCAGAAGGGGTCATCGGAGTCGAAGCCGCTCGACGAGCCTGCGCCACAGGACGAGGACCCGCGTGACGTCACGCCGAACCGATGGACGCCGTGGCCGGTGCGCAAGGGCGGCTGGGTGTTGCCGATCTACGAGCACTCCTTGGCGATTGCCTTCTTCGCCTTGTTCTTCGCCTCGTGGTTGCTTCACGCGGTGGGCGGCGTCAAGGCGTTCAACGAGGAACAGCTGCAACACGGCCAGGCCGCGATCTCCCTCTGGCGCTACCTGACCACGTCTCAGTTCTGGTTCGAGTCGATGCAGAACTGGCAGAGCGAGTTCATCGCCGTCGCCGCCATCGTCGGGCTGTCGATCTTCCTACGCCAGCGCGGTTCCGCCGAGTCGAAACCGGTCGCCGAGCCTCACCGGCGGACGAGCGCCTGA
- a CDS encoding organic hydroperoxide resistance protein, whose protein sequence is MSIEVVFTAESTATGGGRDGHVKSTTGRIDLDTRPPKEMGGNGEGTNPEELFSAGYSACFLGALRLVARNEKIDLDDATGITAQVGFGKDSQGGFGINAHLIGYLPGLEQSAADELMEKANGVCPYSKATRGNIDVKLSAKV, encoded by the coding sequence ATGAGCATCGAAGTCGTTTTCACCGCAGAGTCAACCGCAACCGGAGGTGGCCGCGACGGTCACGTGAAGTCCACGACGGGCCGGATCGACCTCGACACCCGGCCGCCGAAGGAAATGGGCGGAAACGGTGAGGGCACCAACCCCGAAGAGCTGTTCTCGGCGGGCTATTCGGCGTGCTTCCTCGGCGCGTTGAGGTTGGTCGCCCGCAACGAGAAGATCGATCTCGACGACGCGACGGGCATCACGGCGCAGGTCGGTTTCGGCAAGGATTCCCAAGGGGGATTCGGCATCAACGCCCACCTGATCGGGTATCTGCCCGGCCTGGAGCAGAGCGCAGCCGATGAGCTCATGGAGAAGGCGAACGGCGTCTGCCCGTATTCCAAGGCGACCCGCGGCAACATCGACGTCAAGCTGTCGGCGAAGGTCTGA
- a CDS encoding aspartate-semialdehyde dehydrogenase: MVNIGVVGATGQVGQVMRTLLDERDFPATSVRFFASARSQGKKLEYRGQQIEVEDAETADPSGIDIALFSAGATMSRVQAPRFADAGAVVIDNSSAWRKDPDVPLVVSEVNFERDVANRARSLEKGIIANPNCTTMAAMPVLKPLHDEAQLVRIVASTYQAVSGSGLAGVQELFDQASAVVGDSEKLVHDGRALDFPPPNKYVAPIAFNVVPLAGSLVDDGSGETDEDQKLRNESRKILGIPDLLVSGTCVRVPVYTGHSLSINAEFAKPISPERAREVLADAAGVQLVEVPTPLAAAGVDDSLVGRIRHDPGVPEGRGLALFVSGDNLRKGAALNTIQIAELLAAEL; the protein is encoded by the coding sequence ATGGTCAACATCGGTGTAGTCGGCGCGACCGGTCAGGTCGGCCAGGTGATGCGCACACTCCTCGACGAGCGCGATTTCCCGGCCACGTCTGTGCGGTTCTTCGCCTCCGCCCGCTCGCAGGGCAAGAAGCTGGAGTACCGAGGCCAGCAGATCGAGGTCGAGGACGCCGAGACCGCCGATCCGAGCGGTATCGACATCGCCCTGTTCTCCGCCGGCGCGACCATGTCGCGGGTGCAGGCGCCGCGGTTCGCCGACGCCGGGGCCGTCGTCATCGACAACTCGTCGGCATGGCGCAAGGACCCCGACGTCCCGCTGGTGGTCAGCGAGGTCAACTTCGAGCGGGATGTCGCCAACCGCGCCCGGTCCCTCGAGAAGGGCATCATCGCCAACCCGAACTGCACCACGATGGCCGCGATGCCCGTGCTGAAGCCGTTGCACGACGAAGCTCAGTTGGTCCGCATCGTCGCGTCGACGTATCAGGCGGTGTCCGGCAGCGGGCTGGCGGGCGTGCAGGAGCTCTTCGATCAGGCCAGTGCGGTCGTCGGCGACAGCGAGAAGTTGGTGCACGACGGACGTGCGCTGGACTTTCCGCCGCCGAACAAGTACGTCGCTCCGATCGCGTTCAACGTTGTTCCGCTGGCGGGCTCGCTCGTCGACGACGGTTCCGGCGAGACCGACGAGGACCAGAAACTGCGCAACGAGAGCCGCAAGATCCTCGGCATCCCCGACCTGCTGGTCAGCGGAACATGCGTTCGCGTACCGGTGTACACGGGGCATTCGCTGTCGATCAACGCCGAGTTCGCCAAGCCGATCTCGCCCGAGCGTGCGCGTGAAGTACTCGCCGACGCGGCGGGTGTGCAACTGGTCGAGGTGCCGACGCCGCTGGCCGCCGCGGGAGTCGACGACTCACTTGTCGGCCGGATCCGCCACGATCCCGGTGTGCCGGAAGGCCGCGGGCTGGCATTGTTCGTGTCCGGCGACAACCTGCGAAAAGGTGCTGCGCTGAACACTATTCAGATCGCCGAACTGCTGGCCGCCGAGCTCTGA